Proteins encoded within one genomic window of Sulfurovum sp. XGS-02:
- a CDS encoding NADH-quinone oxidoreductase subunit M encodes MENILSILVFFPAVAGLLGFIVDKESARTYGITVAAIEFLLSLWLWFSFDTANAGMQFVEMIPLIPDMGISYYLGADGISLFIILMTTLMTLIGMASMGETKNIKNMIVTLLFLEMTMVGVFVALDAIIFYLFWELSLVPMLYIVGAWGGPLRVYAAIKFFLYTFMGSLIMLVGMLFVAYIYHNLTGVWSFAITDWYALVLPVNYQLWLFAAFFIGFAIKVPMFPFHTWIPYAHGQAPTIGSVILAAVLLKMGTYGFVRFSLPMFPDASVLAITPVAVLSLIMIIYTAMIAYAQKDMKQVIAYSSVSHMGIIMLGLFAMNAEGLSGSVFQMLSHGIVSGALFMLVGMIYDRRHTKLMSEFGGIASVMPKFAVIFGIMLMASVGLPLTIGFVGEFLVLLGFYQVTPMMTILAGTSIILGAVYMLRVMKRTFFGPLNNEENKKLKDLNGRETWSLIPLVAIVIWLGVYPKPVLEPIDNSVKALLSFMDEKAITQEAKDMIKVAKSSKEAN; translated from the coding sequence ATGGAAAATATTTTAAGTATATTGGTCTTCTTCCCGGCAGTTGCAGGACTGCTTGGGTTTATAGTAGATAAGGAGAGTGCAAGAACCTACGGTATCACTGTAGCGGCAATTGAATTCTTGCTCTCTCTATGGTTATGGTTTAGTTTTGATACAGCTAACGCAGGTATGCAGTTTGTAGAGATGATCCCGTTGATCCCTGATATGGGTATCTCCTATTATCTTGGTGCGGATGGTATCTCATTGTTCATTATTCTTATGACAACATTGATGACACTGATCGGTATGGCAAGTATGGGTGAGACGAAGAATATTAAAAATATGATCGTGACACTCCTTTTCCTTGAGATGACAATGGTCGGTGTATTTGTTGCACTTGATGCAATTATCTTCTACTTGTTCTGGGAGCTTTCTCTTGTACCGATGCTCTATATCGTAGGTGCATGGGGTGGACCATTAAGAGTCTATGCAGCGATCAAGTTCTTCCTCTATACATTCATGGGGTCACTTATCATGTTGGTAGGTATGTTGTTTGTTGCATACATTTACCATAACCTTACAGGTGTATGGAGCTTTGCTATCACAGACTGGTATGCGTTGGTACTGCCGGTGAATTACCAGTTGTGGTTATTTGCTGCGTTCTTTATCGGATTTGCGATTAAAGTACCGATGTTCCCATTCCATACTTGGATCCCTTATGCACATGGTCAAGCACCTACGATTGGTTCGGTCATTCTTGCAGCAGTATTGCTTAAAATGGGTACGTACGGATTTGTAAGATTCTCACTTCCAATGTTCCCGGATGCTTCTGTATTGGCTATTACACCAGTGGCTGTATTATCACTGATCATGATCATCTATACGGCAATGATCGCCTACGCGCAAAAAGATATGAAGCAAGTGATCGCATACTCTTCTGTATCGCATATGGGTATTATCATGCTTGGTCTTTTTGCGATGAATGCAGAAGGTCTGTCAGGTTCAGTCTTCCAAATGCTCTCTCACGGTATCGTTTCGGGGGCACTGTTTATGCTTGTAGGTATGATCTATGACAGAAGACATACGAAATTGATGTCTGAATTTGGGGGTATCGCATCCGTTATGCCTAAGTTTGCAGTAATATTCGGAATCATGCTGATGGCATCGGTCGGATTGCCGTTAACAATCGGTTTTGTCGGTGAGTTCCTTGTACTTCTTGGTTTTTACCAAGTCACTCCGATGATGACTATCTTGGCAGGTACATCTATCATCCTAGGTGCGGTCTATATGCTAAGAGTCATGAAACGTACTTTCTTTGGTCCGTTGAATAACGAAGAGAACAAAAAACTAAAAGACCTCAATGGTAGAGAGACATGGTCGCTTATCCCGTTGGTTGCAATAGTGATTTGGTTAGGTGTATACCCTAAACCGGTACTAGAGCCGATAGACAACTCTGTAAAAGCATTGCTAAGCTTTATGGATGAAAAAGCGATTACACAAGAGGCAAAAGATATGATAAAAGTTGCAAAATCAAGTAAGGAGGCGAACTAA